The Flavobacterium psychrotrophum region AAGTAGCGTACTTATAGCCATGTTGCAAAACGTGTTCATATCGTGATTTTAACACTACAAAGGTCGTGCAGTTTTGTAGTATAAATAAAGTCAATATGGCGGCACTTTTCGTCGGTTTTTCTAAAGAGCAGACTTTCGGTATTGCAATGGGGTAAATTCTGTGTGGGCTTTAAAGAATTTGCCAAATACAGATTGGTCAGCAAAGTTAAGCTGGGCACTAACCTCTGCTACAGATAGTTTCTTGTTTTGAAGCAATACTTTAGCCTCCAGGATAATGGCTTCGTCTATCCATTCGCCTGCCGTTTTTCCGGTAAATTTTTTAAGCTGTTCAGACAGGTGTTTAGGGGTAATGTTTAGCCTGTCTGCATAAAACTGTACCGTGCGCTGGCTTCGGTATTCTTTATAGAGCAGTTTCTTAAAATTAGCAACTATAGGCTGAAGATTATCAGCATTAATTTTAATGCCGCCATCCTGCTGCCTGTGTACGGCATCTGATTCGTTTATCAGTATAAAAGTACTACTGCGCACAATTTCTGCTTCGTGCAGGTGGCCAGATTGTACAGTATCTTTTATAAACGTAAAAATACGTGCTATACGGCTTGTGGCCTCAGTATTGGGTTTGCAGTAATGGCGGTCGTCTTTTTCAAAAAAGTCGAAGCCCATCAGGTAAAAAACATTGGTACGGTTTGCCAGTAAAAAGCTGTCTTTAAAAAAAAGAATCTGCATTACCGGTGGGTTGTCCGGGTCTTCCTGCATGGTGCGCACTACCGTGGGGCCAAGTGTAATAATTGCAGGGGCTGTTACACGTTGTGTATATAAGCCTGCCTGCACATATATGGCGCCCTCTTTTAAGTAGCTTATAGAGTAGGTTTCGCTGCGGCGTGGCTCAGGGTAAAAAAGGCTGCTCTTGCCTATTTCCACAAAAAAGAAGTCCTTATTGCTTACCGGCAAATTAAACATTTTTTGCTGGTGCTGTATAGAGTAAGTGCTTATCTTTTTCATTTGCCCGTGCGCCCTTTATTTTTACACGAAGTTAGGCAAATTAGCTGTATATCTGCGAAAGTGCTATAAGCACTATGGCAACCAGGGCAAGGATGATACCCGCATAATTACGAACCGAAAGCTTTTCGTCAAAAATAAGTACGCCCGCAAGGCTGCCCGTTACAATAACGCCCATATTCATGGCTGCAAAAACCGTAGACGGATTTGTAGAAAATTCTTTATGCGCTTTAAGGTAGAACAGTATGTTTCCAAAATTAAAAATACCCACTAGTGCGCCATAGGCAATGTTCATGGTGTTTATTTTTTTCTTCATGAAGATGATCTCGTACAGTACAGCGCAAAATGTAATGATAAGCGCGCCAACAAAAATCATGAAAAGAGATGTGGTATATTCCGGTTCAGGAAAGAGCGCTACTTTTTTAAACATCGTGTCTACAATGCCAAACCCTAGTAGTACTGCGGCAGGGTACATCCACTCGCCGGCTGGCTTATCTGTTTTTTTAGAGAGGATAAGCAATAGTGCCGGCAGCCCTACAGCCAGCCCCATTAGTTTATAGTTATTAAAGTCTTCTTTAAAAATAAACCAGGCAGCCAGTATGGGTATGAATAATGACAGGCGCTGGGCAGCATCTGTACGTACTATGCCCACATTTTTTATAGATAATGCCAAAAACAAGAATATAGATGGCAGTAATAACATTAGTGTAGTATAAGTACCCCAGTGAGAGGTGTACAAAGCAATAGAAGGCTCTGGCTTAAAAAATAAATAACACAGCACTAATGCCACAACATAGTTGCAACAAATTATTTGCGTATTACGGATTACACTACAGCGGGCTGTTTTAAATATTATGCCTACCGATACACTGCATAATATGCTTAAAACAAGATAAAGCATGTTGTTCTACTGTTTAGGGATACAAAAATACGGTTTTCCGTAATTGGTGTGTTGTAAAATTATACCGAATAATTGTTTTTAGGTTATTTAGGGCATCACAACACAAATAAGGTGTGTTTTGTGCCACTTGTAACTTAACACGTAAAAATATTGAAATCTTTTTATATCCTAAGATTACCAACATTGTGTAAATTTGATGAATATTGACCAAATGTAAATGAAAAGAATTCTATTCCTTTTTTTATTGTTGCCGCTTATGGCAGCTTCGCAGGAAGATGCCTGGGTATATTTTACCGATAAGCCCGATGCGGCTTATTACCTTGCAAACCCACTTGAAATGCTTTCGCAAAAAGCCTTAGACAGGCGTGCACGCCAAAATATAGCCCTTGATGATAAAGATGTACCTGTAAGCCAAACCTATATAGATGCCGTAAGGACAAGCTTTGGCATTACCATAATGGCAAAAAGCAAATGGCTTAATGCACTGCACGTGCGTGGTAGCGCATCTGATATCCGCAGGTTAAGTAGCCTGAGTTTTATAGCATCAATAACCTATGCAGATAATACTCTTAACGGACGCAGAAAGACAGTTGCTACTTCAAAAAGCAAAGCAGTAAGCAAACAACTCAACACGCAGGCTGATTATAACTACGGTTCTGCTGCTACACAGATAGAGATGCTTAACGGGCACCTGCTGCACCAGCAGGACTTTACAGGCACCGGACTAACCATTGCCGTACTTGATAATGGTTTTCCTGAAGTAAATAACCTGCCCATATTTGAACACCTGTATAATAATAACCTTGTTTTAGGGACTTACAATTATGTAGACAGAACAGACGATGTTACCATAGGCGGATCTCACGGTACGCTGGTATTAAGCACCATGGCAGGTTATAAAGATGGACAACTTGTGGGCACAGCCCCTGATGCCTTTTATTACCTTTTTGTAACAGAAGATGATGCCGCCGAAAACCCTGTAGAAGAATCATACTGGGTACAGGCAGCCGAAGCAGCCGACAGCCTTGGGGTAGATGTTATAAATACATCACTAGGGTATTTTACGTATGATAACCCTGCTTACAGCTATACCTACGAAAATATGGATGGCAACACAGCATTTATGACCCGTGGTGCTAACGTGGCCTTTAGCCGTGGTATTTTTTTGGTTAACTCGGCAGGAAACAGCGGGGCAGGTAGTAATCCATATATTAGTGTGCCTGCCGATGCGTTTAATACGCTTACCGTAGGTGCTGTAGACAGCAGCGAACAATATGCATACTTTAGTTCTATAGGCCCAAGTGCAGACGGACGCGTTAAGCCTGATGTTATGGCTATGGGGCAGGGGAGTGCTTTTAGCGGTACAGACGGGAGTATAGGTGCAGGAAGCGGAACTTCTTTTTCAAGCCCTATTACAGCCGGGCTAGTGGCGTGTTTATGGCAGGCTTTGCCCGATAAAACCAATGCTGAGCTGCTACAGATCATTCGGCAGAGTGCTGACAGGTACAGTAACCCTGACGGTTTCTATGGGTATGGCATTCCAGATTTTTGGCAGGCATATCAAAGTGCTGCCCTTTCAGTAGCGGGACTTGCTAAAAACACTATTGAGTTGTATCCTAATCCGGCAACGGATGTTGTGTATGTGGTTTTACCCGATGAGGTTGTAGTATGTACGGCTGCTTTTTATAATAGCTTGGGGCAATTGGTTTTGCAAAAAACAATTAGCAGGGCAAATAATACAATAGACATTTCGGTATTAGCCAATGGTATATATAACTATACAATTTCTTTAAAAGATGGCTCCGCCAAACAAGGGAAGATTATTAAACTATAACCAATCATTTTATTGATGAATAAAATAACCCAACTCTTTAAGATACAATATCCTATAATACAGGCCGGAATGATATGGGCCAGCGGCTGGAAACTGGCCAGTGCCGTAAGCAATGCCGGCGGACTGGGATTAATAGGTGCAGGATCTATGTATCCGGAGGTACTGCGCGAACACATTCAAAAATGTAAAGCAGCTACTGATAAGCCCTTTGGAGTAAACGTGCCCATGCTATACCCTAACATTCAGGAGATCATGGATATCATTGTTGAAGAAGGGGTGAAAATAGTATTTACATCTGCGGGTAATCCTAAAACGTGGACATCCTTTTTAAAAGAAAAGGGTATTACGGTAGTACACGTAGTGAGCAGTGTAAAGTTTGCGCTTAAATCTCAGGAGGCGGGTGTTGATGCCGTAGTTGCCGAAGGTTTTGAGGCCGGAGGGCATAACGGGCGCGAAGAAACCACCACCTTTACCCTCATACCCATGGTAAGAGAAAAGCTTACTATTCCGCTTATTGCGGCGGGCGGTATTGCTACCGGCAGGGGGATGCTTGCCGCTATGGTATTAGGAGCCGATGGTGTGCAGGTAGGAAGCCGTTTTCTGGCTACTACTGAATCGTCATCGCACGAAAAGTTTAAGCAAATGGTGGTAGATTTACAGGAAGGTGAAACACACCTTACACTAAAAGAGCTTGCGCCGGTAAGGCTTATCAAAAATAAATTCTTTCATGATGTTATGGCGCTATATGCCACATCGCCCACTCCGGAGGACCTTAAGACACTCCTTGGGCGTGCCCGTGCAAAGAAAGGTATGTTTGAAGGCGACCTTGAGGAAGGGGAGCTGGAGATAGGCCAGATAGCAGGCCTGATAAATGATATTAAGCCTGCTGCCGATATTATAAAAGATATGGTCGAAGAGTTTGAGCAGGCGAAGAAAGAAATAGCGTTATTTTAGGGTTCTGTCATTACGAGGAGGAACGACGAAGTAATCTGATTATAAGATTACTTCGTTACTCGCCATGAAAGAGCTGTTTTGAACCCTTTATTTCTCAATTACAGTCTTTAACAAATCGCTATTATAAATATCTGCGGGCGAAATTACTTTTTCATCCATAGGGATGTTATTGCCATAACGCTCTTTCATTTTTTGCTGTACTGCCGGGGCTGATAAATTAAAATCTTTCAGCTTTTTCAGGTGGCCTACTTCAAGTCCGGTAGCATTTTTGTATAACTTCCAGATCAGTTCGCTGCAATAAATGCGGTCATCACTCCATTCAAAATAGAGGTCATAATTTTTCCCGTTCATGGCTCTGGCTGCTGTTTTCATTTTAGTTAAAGCTAAAGGTGTAAGAGCTCTAGTGTCTTTAAGTCGCTTTACGGTGTAGTGGCTATCTTTTCCACGGGCTATCCATGCAGATAAAGGGGTTTTTGTTACAGGTTGTATCGCTTCAAATACAAAATACCGCCCCTTGTCTTTATACACTATTCCGCAATGCGAGTATTCAGTGTGTGTAGCAAGCTGTATGGCCCTGCTTTGTGCTGAGGTTGAGGTCTGAAAGATAATGTCGCCATCGCGAAGCAGGCTTACATCAGCAGCCGTTTCTTTTTTACAGCCAATTAGACTAGTTATTATCAGCAGGAACAGTATTCTCATGGCGTGCTTTATAAACGTGTATCAGGTGTCTTAACTCTTTTTCTTTTATTCTCAGGTTTTCTATCTCAATCTCGATTGAATTGCCCTGATAAAAAAATGTAAGTACAGGTTCTTTATTTTCGGTTATGATGTTATCATTGTAGATGCCTTTCCATTGCATCAGTCCTTTATCGGGTATCCTGATGCCCTCTTCATCTAAAATAAGTTGCGGTTTTTTATTGCGGTACATTTTTATGGCCTGGTATACGAATAACAGCCCCAGGGGTAGCGTAAAATAAGCAACCGGCTTGTGCTTAACATTTTCAGAATAAAAATAGATGTAAGGTGATGCTCCCAGTAATATTGCTGCGATCCCTATTTTTTCGTATATCTTATAGGCCGAAATATAAATGTATGTTGCAGGTGGTACACCGGTATCATCACTGTAGAGATCGGGTTGGCTAAAGCGGCGTTCGAGCGCGGCAAGGGTTTGGCGCTGGGTCGCGTTAATAATTTCAAACCGGTTAGAAAAGCTACCATCCCGGTGTATGATTTTATCTGTAATAGCACGTTTTTTAAGTTCGTGCAGGTTACGTACATTACTGTAGGCCCATATCTTCCAGTAGACGACTGTAAAACCCCAGCATATAAAAGAGAGTACAAGCCCTACTAAAAAACCTGCAGCTACAAACCAACCGCTTTTTGTAATTGCCAGGAGGTAAAAAGAAGCCGCAAAAGGCATTAGTAAACATAGTAGAGGTAATACATTGCATAGCCATTTTCCTCTGGTAAGAGCTTTATCTACAGATACTGTGTATTTCATTGGTTCATTGGTTAAAATATAATGCAATATACAATGTGCCTGAAAATTAAAAACGGCTTTGACGGCTTTTTTCAAAACGTGCTTTGTATACTTTTATCAGCTGTTCTATTTCGAGGGCATTTTTGTCAAGGTTGTTTATCTCTGTACCTGTATGTGTTTTGTTGTAATTTACAACTAACATTTGTTTGCCCCGCCCTATGTGCTTTATTTGCGTTGAGGTAATTTGTTGCCACGCTATTAGGGCTGTATCCCGCAACGTTATACCTTCATTGCTAAGGATAATATGCGGCCCTTTAGTACGAAATTCTTTGTATGCCCGGTACAATAAAAAGATGGCAAAAGGCAGTGTAATAACAAAATGAAGGTAAGGTTTATCCGGATATGGATTGTAAAGCAATTCACGTATTACGATACCAATTAAGAACAGTGCGAATACTGTAATGATATAAGGGGTTGCTTTTGCTTTGTATATCTCAGTTTTGTCTCTTACCGAAAGGTCTACATGAAAAACATCCGGTTGCTGAAATTTGCGTTCCAGCTGTTTTAAGCGTTCTTTTTGTGAAGGTGTCTTAATTTCGAGCTTTTGCATAAAACTGCTATCTGCCCAGATGAGGTGGTATTTTAGTGCATCACTTTTTAATTCGTGAATATTACGCACATTTTCATATGCCCATATCTTCCAACTTACAGTTGCATACTGCCAGTAGGCAAATGCTATAAGAGTGCCAACAGGAAATCCAAGCAACCCAAGCGGAACCTGGTGTAGTGCCGCACCTATAAAAATGCCTGCAAATATTGAGGTAAGCCAAATGGCTAAAGAAGTAAAGGGTATTAGTAACCGTCCCTTTTTTATGGCCTGGGCTACAGTATAAGTTGTGTTCATGTAAAAGTAAAATGCCACGCTTGCAGGCGTGGCATCAAATATAAAGAAACTTCTCTTAAAATTTATTTTCTACTTCAGCAGCCTGAAGCATAAGGTAATGCAGGTCAGTATTTTTTACAAAAGGCTTCAGCAATTCGCTCCCTGGGCCAAAGGCTGCCAGGTTAACGTAGTCTGCGCTGTGGTCCATGCTTATCCAGCCCACGCTGGTATAGCTTTTCTGCATCTCTGCAAACGACTTAAAAGGAACTTTTTTGTAGTTGTACAGCCCGTCTTCTTCTTTATTCAGACCTGAATAATGGCTTAGTATACTCTTTGCTTCGTCTTCGGTAAGTGTGTGCCCGTTGCCATAAGCAATAAGCTCTCGCACTTTAGCAGGGGTAAAGTCGGGCTTTATTTCGTTTAGCAGCCACTCATTAGTATGGGTAAACTTCTGTATGCTGTCAAAGTTGTCATTGGCATTCTTGCCATAAATTACACCTGGATTTGCGTTACCGTGGTCGGTTGTGATGATAACAAGTGTTTCTTTATCCTGTTCGGCAAAGTCAATGGCTACTTTTACAGCTTCGTCAAAAGCGGTCATGTCATAGAGTAGCGCACCTACATCATTAGCGTGTGCGCCCCAGTCTACTTTACCGCCTTCTATTTGCAGTACAAAACCATTCTTGTTGCCCTTCATGTGGCTTATGGCTTTCTGTGCCATTTCGGCAAGGGTAGGAGTATTGTTCGTTAGCTCTTTATCATTAGTACGATCAAGACTGTAGGGTAAGCCATTATCGCCAAACACTCCTAAAACCGATTTTCCGGGAGAGGTGGCCAACATCTCCTGGCGTGTGCGTGCCACCTGCCAGCCTTTAGCCTTATAAGCGGCATACATATCTTTCTTGTCTTTACGGTGGCCTGCGCTAAAATAGTCGTTACCGCCGCCCATCATAATGTCAAAGCCCAGTGCCAGGTAATCTTCGGCAATGTCTTCCATCGCGTTGCGGCTGTCGTTGTTTACACAAAAACCTGCCGGGGTAGCGTGAGTAATGGGTACTGTGGTAACACAGCCCGCCATTTTACCTGCCTTTTTAAACTTTTGCCATATCGGCATATACTTTTCGCCATTAGGACCTACATTAAGCACGCCATTTTTAACGCGAACGCCACCGCCCCATGACGAACTGCCGGCAGAAGAATCTGTAACTATAGAGCTTGCCGAAGCTGTATCCATAAGGGCATTAGTAACACGACTGTCTTTATAAAGCTGTATCCAGTTACTGCCTTTACCGTTTTTGCGGCTCAGGTACAGGTCGGCCATATTAAGCGTACCTGTGCTCATACCGTCGGCCACCATAAAGATGATGTTTTTGGCTTTTTTATTTTTATTGAGGATGCCTGTATCAAATACAGATGCGGTGCTTTCTAAAGGATTGATAAGGGCAGCGCCTAATGTGAAGAGCGAGCCGTTTCGGAAAAATTTTCTCCTGTTCATTATAAATTGGAATTTTGCCAAATTTAATAACATTTACAGCACTCAGCATTACCGGAGGGTTAAATTAACACAGGCAGGAGGGGGCAAAAAAAATCCCCGCACAATGTGCAGGGATTCTTAAATATGATCTTGTAAGAATTACCTTCTTCTTTTTTCTTTGATCTTGGCTTTTTTACCAGTAAGATCGCGGAAGTAGAATATACGAGCTCTTCTAACTTTACCTCTTTGGTTAAGTTCGATTTTTTGAAGTGCAGGCATGTTAAGTGGGAAGATACGCTCTACACCTACAGCACCAGACATTTTACGGATAGTAAATGTTTGAGTGATACCGGCGCCCCTTTTCTGGATAACAACACCTTTAAAGAACTGAGTTCTTGTTTTTTCACCTTCTTTAATTTCGTAGTACACAGTAATAGTGTCACCTGCGCCGAAATCAGGAAAATCTTTTTTTGTAACGAATTCGTCTTGTACGAATTTTACTAAATCAGACATGCTTTTTAGTTTTAAATGTTTGCATCAGAACAACATACCACGATTTTCGCCAGAGGTTGACCCGATTGAGGGTGCAAATATAAAACTATTTTTTGAAGTGCAAAGTAAAAATATAAAGTTTTAAGGGGTTAGTTTAGATTGTGTTAGAACTAATTCATGTTGTAGTCATCAATTTCATGTACAATGTTCCATTTCCCTTTTTTTCTTTCCATAACTATCACCTTAAAAGTGCCCAGGTATAGCCCTGCACTAATGCTTTTAGCTACTGTAAAAATACAGTACTTTTTTTGATATAAAATAGGTTTAGAAAACGAATAAACATCAGTAGTTACATTACCCGCTTTAATCATATTGACATCAGGGAAATTACTTTTGTTTATTAGCGATATACCGGTAAGGTTAAAATCTTTCGCATCCCACTCTTTGTCTTCCCATATGCTATCTGTTTTTATATATCCATAGTTGTATGCCATTTCATCAAAATCTTTTTGGTTGTAAAGCGTCTCTGGTGCTCCATCATACCGTTCCATATTTCCGGTCGAAGGATTTATAATTTGTCTTCCATGAAAGATGTCTATGGTTTTTTTATTGCTTATTATTTGCTTTAGAATGACTACACTATTTGATTGCCTGACAGAATTAGTTAGGTAGTAGTTTACAGGATCATTGCTTCTTATTGCTGCGCACCCAGTGGCTACTATTATTACAAGAAATATGAAAAATGTTTTCATGGTCAGTTGCAGGTATTTCCGACAGGCGAAGCACCTTGGGTCGGATATCCAATCAATTCTGAATTGTATCTTGCAATGATTCGACTCCTGTTGTTATTTTCATTTGGATATAGTGTATTAAATATAGGTGCTTCCTGAAGGCTACCCCAAGCTAAGTCAGTATAAATCTGTTGAGGTGCAGCACCTTCAGTTACTGGTGTACCTGTTTGATATTCTTGTAATGCGGAAGCCATAACATTTACATATTGATTAGCCATCTCTTCATGATGTGCCTGGATTGAAGAGCCGGGATAGGTTTTGTCAACAAATTTTTGAAATAAAGTTGGAAAATCATTATAGGCTGAAGAGTTTTGAGGAACTCCGTTATGATAATCGTCGAAAATGCTCATAAAGTACGCATGTATTAATTCATGTATTAAAAGAGTAGCTCTCCCCAGTTTAGTTGCATTACTAAAAGGAAAATCAGAATTTAAAGTTACAGTATAATTGTAAGGTGAATTCACAACTGTATTAGCTGGGCTTCCACTTGCAATTGAGGCTGATTTAACTGTTGTATTATATGTACTTCCATTTGCATCCAATTTAGCAAATATTTTACAGATATCTATATCAGAATTGTTTTTAATAGCATTTAATACACTAGCACTGCATTGGTCAAGTTGCGAGTAATTTATTTCCTTTTCAATTAAAAATGGTTTGATGCTAGAATAATTCCACGGATTATTTTTAATTGAATCGACAATTTCGGAAACAAATTCCAAACTCTCCTCACTAAACCCATTCTCATCTAAATAATCACAAATATCCTGAGCAGCCTCAACATTAGACTTCGCTAAATTTAAAATATCAATGGCCATTTCTTTAGTAATGTTGCTGTACAAATTATCTAAAACAAACTTTGCCACATCTTTACTTGCACCGGAAAAATTATTTAGCTTCAATTGTTCTACCATAGGTATCCTTACATCTACATTTGCGGCACTTGTCATAGTAGCACGTTGGGTTGGGGTAAGGTCATTATTGTAAAAATTTTGTTCTGCTGTTGGTATCGTCAGTAGCGGAAATGTGATTATGGCATCATCTTTATCAGGGTCATACGGCGGAATATTAGGGTTATAAGTACCACCACTGTAATAGCCGCCGTTGCCACTACCCAGGCCGCTATAATTGCCGCCGGTTACCCAGCCATTATCGCCGTCATCAATCAGTAAACTACGTGTAAGAACAAGTAACTGCGGCTTTCTGTCGGCATGGCAGCCACCCCAACTTGATATATTAGAGCCATTATGTGTAGATACTCCGTTAGTTATATGGCTGCAGCCAATAATAACAAGTTCAGTGTACCACACTTGTGTAATTTTTGCAGCAACTGATGATGATTTAAATAGCGGAAGCGGTGTTCGCGTTACTAAATTCTTAAAAAGGGTAGGCTTTCCATCAATTAAATAATCTTTCTCAACCTCAGATAGGTTGTAGGTATAGAGCTGAGCAGAATAATCGCCATTAGGTACAGAGCTAAGTACCAAGTTTTCGGTTTTTCCGCTGTCAGGCAGACGGTATATAGAAAATGTGAGTGAGTGGTAGGATCCTTTGTCAATTCTCAATATGCTATCAGTATTTACATAAAAGTCATAATCTTCGTTGTATACACTTTTAGTAAGTTGAGCTTTATTGCGCTCTTCGTCAATCTTGTTTAAAATTTCTAAAACTTTAGGGTATTGTGCTAAATCTTTTTTTGAAATATAAGTATGCTTAAAACCTGTTTCGTGGGAAGAAGCATTTTTTTCGGTATCAGCGATGTCATCATGTTCACATCCGGAAAAAATAAATAAAAGGCAGGTCAATGCTGCTAAAAAGGAAAGTGCTTTTTTCATTATATTATAAATTGGTTGGTAAAGCCAATTTATAAAAATGCTACCATATATGTGTTAAAAAAAACGTTAATGTGTACAAGCAAAAAACGCCCCCGTTTCCGGAGGCGTTTCAATATAAGGTAGTTGCAAAACAACTTAATTCTTGTCTATAGCACCAAGAACGCGCATCATAAAACTATTAAGCGCATCTTTTTTGCTCATGCCGTCTTTTATCATTTTGCTTACTTCAAGCGCACCATACATATTAGAGATAAGTTCTCCCACTACATCAAGCTCCTCGTCTTTTAGCGAAGGCACTTCGGTAAGCGCTTCAAGCACTTCCAGGGTTTCTATAATATAGTCCTGGTCGTTTTGCTCTATAAACTCCGTTAGGTGCTTAATTACTGGTAACTTCATTTACAAGATCGGTTAAAATTTCTACTTTATTAGTTTGTACCTGGTTAACCAGTACCCCGTTTTTAAACGTGGCAAAAGTGGGCAGGTTATCTACCTTAGCCAGCTTGCGCGACTCAGGAAAATTTTCTGCGTCTGCAATTACAAACGTTGCGTTTTCATTTTCTGCAGCCATTTTTTTGAATTTTGGCTTCATGATCCTGCAATTACCGCACCATCCGGCCGAATATTGTACCACAACAACCGGTGCGCCGGCAACAATTTCTGCCAGGTTGTCCTTATCTAATTCCTGTAACATGATGGTTTACTTTTTTTGTATTTATAATTTAGTTAGAAGCAAGGTATGATGCCACACCTTTGCGGTCTGCCGTCATTGCTTCTTTGCCTTCTTCCCAGTTTGCAGGGCACACTTCACCTTTTTCCTGTACGTGAGTGTAGGCATCTATAAGCCTTAGGTATTCGTTTACATTACGCCCAAGAGGCATATCGTTTACACTTTCGTGGAATATTTTTCCGTCTTCGTCTACAAGGTATGTAGCACGGTAGGTAACGTTAGAACCTTTAAGGATAACAGAGTCAGTTTCTTCGTTATATTCAGAAGACTCTACATCAAGAATGCCCAGTATGTTAGAAAGGTTTCTCGTAGTATCTGCAAGTATAGGGTAAGTAACACCTTCTATACCACCGTTATCTTTTGCAGTGTTTAACCATGCAAAGTGTACCTCGTTAGTATCGCAAGAAGCGCCTATTACAGTAGTATTTCTTTTTTCAAATTCGCCAAGTGCAGCCTGAAACGCGTGAAGTTCTGTAGGGCATACGAATGTAAAATCTTTAGGGTACCAGAAAAGAAGTACTTTCTTTTTGTTGTTTACAGCCTCCTGGTAAACGTTGATCGATAAATTATCGCCCATTTCTGAAATGGCGTCAACGGCAATGTTTGGGAATTTTTTTCCTACTAATGACATAATCTTTGTATTTAAGTGGTTTTAAAAACGTTTTTAGAACAACACAAAAATACGCCGTTTATTAAATCATCTGATATAAGATTTATCATATTTGTTTATGATTTTATAAATAAAACCTATCTGTAATAAATTAACGATAAATTGTGAAAAATGCAACATAACACGCTTTTATGTTTTAAGTTTTTTATATTTGTTGCTGTACCAATACATAACAAATGGCATTTAAAGATCTTTTTCGTACTAAACCAATAGGCAAAATACTACAACAGGGCGGCGATGGAGAGCACGGCAGCCTGCACAAAGTATTAACGGTAAGAGATTTGACATTTTTTGGTATTGCAGCCATCATTGGCGGAGGTACATTTAGTGCCATTGGTAATGCTTGTTTTTCTGGCGGGCCTGCTGTAATATTGCTGTATATAATGTGTGCTGTGGCGTGTGGCTTTACCGCTATGTGCTATGCCGAATTTGCATCGCGAGTGCCGGTATCGGGCAGTGCTTA contains the following coding sequences:
- a CDS encoding DUF6952 family protein, which encodes MKLPVIKHLTEFIEQNDQDYIIETLEVLEALTEVPSLKDEELDVVGELISNMYGALEVSKMIKDGMSKKDALNSFMMRVLGAIDKN
- a CDS encoding thioredoxin family protein encodes the protein MLQELDKDNLAEIVAGAPVVVVQYSAGWCGNCRIMKPKFKKMAAENENATFVIADAENFPESRKLAKVDNLPTFATFKNGVLVNQVQTNKVEILTDLVNEVTSN
- a CDS encoding peroxiredoxin, translating into MSLVGKKFPNIAVDAISEMGDNLSINVYQEAVNNKKKVLLFWYPKDFTFVCPTELHAFQAALGEFEKRNTTVIGASCDTNEVHFAWLNTAKDNGGIEGVTYPILADTTRNLSNILGILDVESSEYNEETDSVILKGSNVTYRATYLVDEDGKIFHESVNDMPLGRNVNEYLRLIDAYTHVQEKGEVCPANWEEGKEAMTADRKGVASYLASN